A genomic region of Streptosporangium lutulentum contains the following coding sequences:
- the atpB gene encoding F0F1 ATP synthase subunit A, producing MSTLTLLAPGDEFTPPGLELFDSPPIISGVDWFTKPVLLAILSTLIVVAFCWSAFANPKLVPRGVQNIGEMGYTFVRDQVARPFLGKDADRWMGLLLSIFFLVWIWNVMGVVPVLQFPVASHIAFPIVLAVSIYVLKVYLGVKHQGPVGYFKNMMFPPGLPKPIYALLAPIEFLSNMIIAPFTHAVRLFANMFAGHLILAFFSTVGFWFLFEKLTPLGAPLGVVGVIMTVAMTGFEMFIQFLQAFLFAMLAAMYIGNSLHADH from the coding sequence GTGAGCACGCTGACGCTCCTCGCCCCCGGGGACGAGTTCACGCCTCCGGGCCTGGAACTCTTCGACTCCCCGCCGATAATCTCAGGTGTCGACTGGTTCACGAAGCCGGTGTTGCTGGCGATCCTGAGCACGCTCATCGTCGTCGCCTTCTGCTGGTCCGCCTTCGCCAACCCGAAGCTGGTGCCCCGGGGCGTCCAGAACATCGGTGAGATGGGCTACACGTTCGTCCGCGACCAGGTCGCCCGGCCGTTCCTCGGCAAGGACGCTGACCGGTGGATGGGCCTGCTGCTCAGCATCTTCTTCCTGGTCTGGATCTGGAATGTGATGGGTGTCGTTCCCGTCCTGCAGTTCCCGGTCGCCTCGCACATCGCCTTCCCGATCGTGCTGGCGGTGAGCATCTACGTCCTCAAGGTCTACCTGGGCGTCAAGCACCAGGGCCCGGTCGGCTACTTCAAGAACATGATGTTCCCCCCGGGGCTGCCCAAGCCGATCTACGCGCTGCTGGCCCCGATCGAGTTTCTCTCGAACATGATCATCGCTCCCTTCACCCACGCGGTGCGACTGTTCGCCAACATGTTCGCCGGCCACCTCATTCTTGCCTTCTTCAGCACGGTCGGCTTCTGGTTCCTCTTCGAGAAGCTCACGCCGCTGGGCGCCCCGCTCGGCGTGGTCGGCGTGATCATGACGGTCGCGATGACCGGCTTCGAGATGTTCATTCAGTTCCTGCAGGCGTTCCTCTTCGCGATGCTCGCCGCGATGTACATCG
- a CDS encoding AtpZ/AtpI family protein has product MSEKKIRPEDDGRDFASAAWSIPSYLLSGMILYGGAGWLLSKWTGVVAFTPIGLILGVALAVYLVYRKYGR; this is encoded by the coding sequence ATGAGCGAAAAGAAAATCCGGCCCGAGGACGACGGTCGCGACTTTGCCAGCGCCGCCTGGTCGATCCCCAGTTATCTCCTCTCCGGGATGATTCTGTACGGCGGTGCCGGTTGGTTGCTGTCCAAATGGACCGGCGTGGTCGCCTTCACTCCGATCGGGCTGATCCTCGGAGTCGCTCTAGCCGTCTACCTGGTCTACCGGAAGTACGGTCGCTAG
- a CDS encoding glycosyltransferase family 4 protein: protein MREYLLMALVAAAMTYLLVPLVRVFAIRIGAMPEVRDRDVHTTPTPRLGGLAMYGGLVAGLLVASELPYAGGKLAEGKTVIALILAGGLITLTGFLDDWWGMDALIKFAGQIGAAGVLVAFDVSLPWLPLPTSLGGQTSLDSTLRPVITILIVIIMINAVNFVDGLDGLAAGIVGIAAMATWTYSIALSKDYGDSSINVTAVIASVLIGMCLGFLPHNFHPAKIFMGDTGAMLIGLVLASTMITVTPLDSSNINRFPVVLPLIVPVAILVLPLLDLIMAVVRRTSNGLSPFAPDRGHLHHRLLDVGHSHRRSVLIMYTWTFLFAFTVVGLSIEGVPLVLFPLTVLLAVGVLVVMSLPRWRARREAGGGGGHGAHSAGRRSRPDTVPVQSPPPSPEGPGPRSAADNDTAMLTALPDMTLVAPRSSFSNPETRL, encoded by the coding sequence GTGCGCGAATATCTACTCATGGCGCTGGTGGCGGCGGCGATGACCTATCTACTGGTCCCGCTGGTCCGCGTTTTCGCCATTCGCATCGGTGCGATGCCCGAGGTCCGTGACCGCGACGTGCACACCACGCCGACGCCCAGACTCGGCGGCCTGGCGATGTACGGCGGGCTCGTCGCGGGCCTGCTGGTCGCCAGCGAACTGCCCTACGCCGGCGGCAAGCTCGCCGAGGGCAAAACCGTGATCGCGCTGATCCTCGCGGGCGGTCTGATCACGCTGACCGGCTTCCTGGACGACTGGTGGGGCATGGACGCCCTCATCAAGTTCGCCGGGCAGATCGGCGCCGCGGGCGTGCTCGTCGCCTTCGACGTCAGCCTGCCGTGGCTCCCGCTGCCCACCTCTCTGGGCGGGCAGACCAGCCTGGACTCGACGCTGAGACCGGTGATCACGATATTGATCGTGATCATCATGATCAACGCGGTCAACTTCGTCGACGGTCTGGACGGTCTGGCGGCCGGCATCGTCGGCATCGCGGCCATGGCCACGTGGACGTACTCCATCGCCCTGTCCAAGGACTACGGGGACAGCAGCATCAACGTCACGGCGGTGATCGCCTCGGTGCTCATCGGCATGTGTCTGGGCTTCCTGCCGCACAACTTCCATCCGGCGAAGATCTTCATGGGTGACACCGGGGCGATGCTGATCGGCCTGGTGCTCGCCTCCACGATGATCACCGTGACGCCGCTCGACTCCAGCAACATCAACCGGTTCCCCGTGGTCCTTCCCCTCATCGTGCCGGTCGCGATCCTGGTGCTGCCGCTGCTCGACCTGATCATGGCGGTGGTGCGGCGCACCTCCAACGGCCTGTCGCCGTTCGCCCCCGACCGGGGCCATCTCCATCACCGGCTGCTGGACGTCGGCCACTCGCACCGGCGCAGCGTCCTGATCATGTACACCTGGACCTTCCTGTTCGCCTTCACGGTCGTGGGGCTGTCCATCGAGGGCGTTCCGCTCGTCCTGTTCCCGCTGACCGTGCTGCTGGCCGTCGGCGTGCTGGTGGTGATGTCGCTGCCGCGCTGGCGCGCACGCCGGGAGGCCGGCGGTGGTGGGGGCCACGGGGCGCACAGCGCCGGTCGTCGCTCGCGCCCTGACACGGTGCCGGTCCAGTCTCCTCCGCCCTCCCCCGAGGGGCCGGGTCCCCGGTCGGCCGCCGACAACGACACGGCGATGCTGACCGCGCTCCCCGACATGACGCTCGTCGCCCCCCGGTCGAGTTTCTCAAACCCTGAGACGCGGCTCTGA
- the glyA gene encoding serine hydroxymethyltransferase: MGAEPYYGPDFGLLQRQDPEVARVLLDELDRLRGGIQLIASENLASPAVLAALGSTLTNKYAEGYPGRRYYAGCEVVDRAEQLAIDRAKRLFGADHVNVQPHSGASANLAAYAALLQPGDTVLAMALPHGGHLTHGSRVNFSGRWFDVVAYGVRRDTELIDYDEVRGLALRHQPKMIICGATAYPREIDFAAFRGIADEVGAWLLADVAHTIGLMAGGALPSAVPYADVVTFTTHKALRGPRGGGIMCTQELASRVDRAVFPFVQGGPLMHAIAAKAVAFGEALQPEFAQYARRVVDNARVLADALAAEGMRPVSGGTDSHLALIDLRDAGVTGAVAEQRCHDAGIILNRNAIPYDPEPPTVTSGIRVGTPSVTTQGMGPEEMKEVASMVAQVIRSPDAAGETRRRVMELTRACPAYPREL, encoded by the coding sequence ATGGGCGCAGAGCCGTACTACGGGCCTGATTTCGGTCTCCTGCAGAGGCAGGACCCTGAGGTCGCGCGCGTTCTCCTCGATGAGCTGGACCGGCTCCGCGGCGGCATCCAGCTCATCGCGAGCGAGAACCTCGCCTCGCCCGCCGTGCTCGCCGCGCTCGGTTCGACGCTCACCAACAAATACGCCGAGGGGTATCCCGGCAGGCGTTACTACGCGGGCTGTGAGGTGGTCGACCGGGCGGAGCAGCTCGCGATCGACCGGGCCAAGCGGCTCTTCGGCGCCGACCACGTCAACGTGCAACCCCATTCGGGCGCCTCGGCCAACCTCGCCGCGTACGCGGCCCTCCTCCAGCCGGGTGACACCGTGCTGGCCATGGCGTTGCCGCACGGCGGCCATCTCACTCACGGCTCCCGCGTCAACTTCTCAGGCCGGTGGTTCGACGTCGTGGCGTACGGCGTGCGCAGGGACACCGAGCTGATCGACTACGACGAGGTCAGGGGCCTGGCGCTGCGGCACCAGCCCAAGATGATCATTTGTGGTGCCACGGCGTATCCACGCGAGATCGACTTCGCGGCCTTCAGGGGGATCGCCGACGAGGTGGGCGCCTGGCTGCTGGCGGACGTCGCGCACACCATCGGCCTGATGGCGGGAGGAGCCCTGCCGTCCGCCGTGCCGTACGCCGACGTGGTGACCTTCACCACGCACAAGGCGCTCCGCGGCCCGAGGGGCGGCGGCATCATGTGCACGCAGGAGCTGGCGTCCAGGGTCGACCGGGCGGTCTTCCCGTTCGTCCAGGGCGGTCCGCTCATGCACGCGATAGCGGCCAAGGCGGTGGCGTTCGGCGAGGCGCTCCAGCCGGAGTTCGCGCAGTACGCGCGGCGGGTGGTGGACAACGCCCGGGTGCTGGCCGACGCCCTGGCGGCCGAGGGCATGCGGCCCGTCTCCGGGGGCACGGACAGCCATCTGGCGCTGATCGACCTGAGGGACGCCGGGGTCACGGGCGCGGTGGCCGAGCAGCGGTGCCACGACGCGGGGATCATCCTGAATCGCAACGCGATCCCGTACGATCCCGAGCCGCCCACGGTGACGTCCGGGATCCGGGTCGGCACCCCCTCCGTCACGACGCAGGGGATGGGGCCCGAGGAGATGAAAGAGGTGGCCTCGATGGTGGCGCAGGTCATCCGGAGCCCGGACGCGGCAGGAGAGACAAGAAGGCGGGTCATGGAGCTGACGCGGGCCTGTCCGGCATATCCCAGGGAACTATGA
- a CDS encoding LCP family protein: MSDPIGASPMHRALRLLLITGTAGILMGACTAGTLYAFQSSLDSEIVRIPDALPTLESERPPPEVGVGENWLLVGTDSRSEKATTGKDATTRLWRPGEQRTDTIMLIHLSESGNRACVISIPRDSWVSVPGKGKAKINAAFSWGGPALLIKTIEKVTGVRIDHYAAIDFQGFSSATDSIGGVDVEIARTVRDPFNNVTWKAGRQHLNGEQALQFVRQRANLPGGDLDRIKRQQALLNSIADKVLSTETLTNPLKLNDLLRSLTKAISVDSGVTPGVLRSRMLKLTGLDSLDYVTMPVKGTGMEDSQSVVYLDLPQVRALSEAIQDDRVDDYVRENDSGNAVDEVR; encoded by the coding sequence ATGTCTGACCCGATAGGGGCATCCCCCATGCACCGCGCTCTCCGCCTCCTGTTGATCACGGGAACCGCAGGAATCCTGATGGGCGCCTGCACCGCTGGAACGCTCTACGCCTTTCAGAGCAGCCTTGACTCTGAGATCGTTCGCATCCCCGACGCCCTCCCCACCCTTGAGTCCGAGCGGCCCCCGCCCGAAGTGGGGGTGGGTGAGAACTGGCTGCTCGTCGGAACCGACAGCCGGTCGGAGAAGGCGACCACCGGCAAGGACGCGACGACCCGGCTGTGGCGGCCCGGCGAGCAACGCACCGACACGATCATGCTGATCCATCTCTCCGAGAGCGGAAACCGCGCCTGCGTGATCTCGATCCCGCGAGACTCGTGGGTCTCCGTTCCCGGGAAGGGCAAGGCGAAAATCAACGCCGCCTTCTCCTGGGGTGGGCCCGCCCTGCTGATCAAAACCATCGAGAAGGTCACCGGAGTCCGGATCGATCACTACGCGGCGATCGACTTCCAAGGGTTCTCCTCGGCCACCGACTCGATCGGCGGGGTTGACGTCGAGATCGCACGGACCGTGCGAGACCCGTTCAACAACGTCACCTGGAAAGCCGGCCGCCAGCACCTGAACGGTGAGCAGGCCCTGCAGTTCGTCCGCCAGCGCGCCAACCTTCCCGGTGGGGACCTCGACCGGATCAAGCGTCAGCAGGCACTGCTGAACTCCATCGCCGACAAGGTGCTCAGCACCGAGACCCTCACCAATCCCCTGAAGCTCAACGATTTGCTGCGGTCCCTGACCAAGGCGATCAGTGTCGACTCGGGGGTCACCCCCGGCGTCCTCAGATCGCGGATGCTCAAACTGACCGGCCTCGACTCGCTCGACTACGTCACCATGCCGGTGAAGGGCACCGGCATGGAGGACTCACAGAGCGTCGTCTATCTGGATCTGCCACAGGTCCGAGCCCTCAGCGAGGCGATCCAGGACGACAGAGTCGACGACTACGTCAGGGAGAACGACAGCGGCAACGCCGTAGACGAGGTCCGCTGA
- a CDS encoding L-threonylcarbamoyladenylate synthase, with amino-acid sequence MSRSYDCTDPEQRAAGLTDAASAIRRGELVVLPTDTVYGIGTDAFTPSAVTSLLEAKGRGRDMPVPVLVGTVRAANALVENLGPYGQDLVDAFWPGPLTLICRVNRSLSWDLGDSKGTVALRMPLHAVALDLLKDLGPMAVSSANRSGAPAATTAADAEKQLGDSVSVYLDDGPCNDNTPSTILDLTTAVPRLLRRGAVSVEKLRGVIGYVATDGGSESDG; translated from the coding sequence GTGAGCCGAAGTTATGACTGCACGGACCCCGAGCAGCGAGCCGCCGGTCTGACCGACGCCGCGTCGGCCATACGGCGGGGTGAGCTCGTGGTGCTCCCGACCGACACCGTCTACGGCATCGGAACGGACGCCTTCACCCCGTCCGCGGTCACCTCGTTGCTGGAGGCCAAAGGGCGTGGCCGGGACATGCCGGTGCCCGTGCTGGTCGGGACCGTGCGGGCCGCCAACGCCCTCGTGGAGAACCTCGGCCCGTACGGCCAGGATCTCGTCGACGCCTTCTGGCCCGGTCCGCTCACGCTGATCTGCCGCGTGAACAGGTCGCTGTCGTGGGACCTGGGTGACAGCAAGGGCACCGTCGCCCTCCGGATGCCGTTGCACGCCGTCGCCCTCGACCTGCTCAAGGACCTCGGCCCGATGGCGGTCTCCAGCGCCAACCGCTCCGGTGCCCCGGCCGCGACCACGGCCGCCGACGCGGAGAAGCAGCTGGGCGACTCGGTCTCGGTCTATCTCGACGACGGCCCGTGCAACGACAACACCCCGTCCACGATCCTCGACCTGACCACGGCGGTGCCCCGGCTGCTGCGCCGCGGGGCCGTATCGGTGGAGAAGCTGCGTGGTGTGATCGGCTATGTCGCCACTGACGGCGGCTCCGAGTCGGACGGGTAA
- the prmC gene encoding peptide chain release factor N(5)-glutamine methyltransferase, whose translation MTFLLDEIALATARLAEAGVPSPRTDAEEIAACVHGVRRSELHVVKDSDFDALFWEGVARRESREPLQHITGRAYFRYLSLEVGPGVFVPRPETEVVAGWAIERLREMDVASPVVVDLGTGSGAIALSIAQEVALATVHAVEVDPDAYRWAKRNILEHGQGRVHLHPEDLADALSELNGQVDLVISNPPYIPPGAIPRDPEVRDYDPHRALYGSGSDGLDEVRAVERTARRLLRPGGFVAVEHADQQGTPVYLIFSEDNGWRDVRSRQDLTRRDRFVTARFGQE comes from the coding sequence ATGACCTTTCTGCTGGACGAGATCGCCCTCGCCACCGCCCGGCTCGCCGAGGCAGGTGTGCCGTCGCCGCGCACCGATGCCGAGGAGATCGCCGCCTGCGTCCACGGCGTACGGCGCAGCGAACTGCACGTGGTGAAGGACTCGGACTTTGACGCGCTGTTCTGGGAGGGCGTCGCCCGGCGGGAGTCCCGCGAGCCGTTGCAGCACATCACCGGGCGGGCGTACTTCCGCTACCTGTCCCTGGAGGTCGGGCCCGGGGTGTTCGTGCCGCGTCCGGAGACCGAGGTCGTGGCGGGCTGGGCCATCGAGCGGTTGCGGGAGATGGACGTCGCCTCGCCGGTGGTCGTGGATCTCGGCACCGGCTCGGGCGCCATCGCCCTGTCGATCGCCCAGGAGGTCGCCCTGGCCACGGTGCACGCGGTCGAGGTCGATCCGGACGCCTACCGCTGGGCCAAACGCAACATCCTGGAGCACGGCCAGGGCCGCGTCCACCTGCACCCTGAGGATCTGGCCGACGCCCTGTCCGAACTCAACGGCCAGGTGGACCTGGTGATCTCCAATCCGCCCTACATCCCGCCGGGCGCGATTCCCCGCGATCCCGAGGTCCGCGACTACGACCCCCACCGCGCGCTGTACGGCTCGGGCAGCGACGGCCTCGACGAGGTCAGGGCGGTCGAACGGACCGCCAGACGGCTGCTCCGCCCCGGTGGGTTCGTCGCTGTGGAGCACGCCGACCAGCAGGGCACCCCGGTCTACCTGATCTTCTCCGAGGACAACGGATGGCGCGACGTCCGCAGCCGCCAGGATCTCACCCGCAGGGACCGCTTCGTCACCGCCCGTTTTGGCCAGGAATAG
- the prfA gene encoding peptide chain release factor 1: MNLDELLSEYAELELKLADPTVHANQAQARTFGRRYAELTPIITTYRELEGTRDDLGTARELASEDQAFADEAKELEARIPELEEKLRHLLVPRDPNDDKDIIMEIKAGEGGEESALFAGDLLRMYLRYAERVGWKTELIDATHSDLGGYKDVTVALKARGDEGVWSRLKFEGGVHRVQRVPVTESQGRIHTSAAGVLVYPEAEDVDVQIDPNDLRIDVYRSSGPGGQSVNTTDSAVRITHIPTGVVASCQNEKSQLQNKESAMRILRARLQAIAEEEANAAAMAERKSQIRTVDRSERIRTYNFPENRISDHRVGFKAYNLDQVLDGDLTAVIQSLLDAEMAEKLAAHS; encoded by the coding sequence GTGAACCTCGACGAGCTACTCAGTGAGTACGCCGAGCTGGAACTCAAGCTCGCCGATCCCACCGTGCACGCCAACCAGGCACAGGCTCGCACCTTCGGCAGGCGGTACGCCGAGCTGACCCCGATCATCACCACCTATCGGGAGCTCGAGGGAACGCGGGACGACCTCGGAACGGCCAGGGAACTGGCGTCGGAGGACCAGGCCTTCGCCGACGAGGCCAAGGAGCTCGAGGCCCGGATCCCCGAGCTGGAAGAGAAGCTCAGGCACCTGCTGGTCCCGCGTGATCCCAATGATGACAAGGACATCATCATGGAGATCAAGGCGGGTGAGGGCGGCGAGGAGTCGGCGCTGTTCGCCGGCGACCTCCTGAGGATGTACCTGCGGTACGCCGAGCGCGTCGGCTGGAAGACCGAGCTCATCGACGCGACCCATTCCGACCTCGGCGGCTACAAGGACGTCACGGTCGCCCTGAAGGCCAGGGGCGACGAAGGCGTCTGGTCGAGGCTGAAGTTCGAGGGCGGTGTGCACCGCGTCCAGCGAGTGCCGGTCACCGAGTCGCAGGGCCGCATCCACACCAGTGCGGCCGGTGTGCTGGTCTACCCGGAGGCGGAGGACGTCGACGTCCAGATCGACCCGAACGACCTTCGCATCGACGTCTACCGGTCCAGCGGCCCCGGCGGCCAGAGCGTCAACACCACCGACTCGGCCGTGCGGATCACGCACATCCCGACCGGCGTGGTCGCCTCCTGCCAGAACGAGAAGAGCCAGCTCCAGAACAAGGAGTCGGCCATGCGCATCCTGCGGGCCCGCCTGCAGGCCATCGCCGAAGAAGAGGCCAACGCCGCCGCGATGGCCGAGCGCAAGTCTCAGATCCGGACGGTCGACCGCTCCGAGCGCATCCGCACCTACAACTTCCCCGAGAATCGCATCTCCGATCATCGTGTCGGCTTCAAGGCCTATAACCTCGATCAGGTGCTCGACGGTGACCTCACCGCCGTCATCCAGTCCCTGCTTGACGCCGAGATGGCGGAGAAGCTCGCCGCCCACTCATAG
- the rpmE gene encoding 50S ribosomal protein L31 — protein sequence MKPDIHPEYTTTSVTCTCGNTFTTRSTAKSGVIHADVCSACHPFYTGKQKILDTGGRVARFEKRFGKKPTTGQ from the coding sequence ATGAAGCCCGACATTCACCCGGAGTACACCACCACCTCGGTGACCTGTACCTGTGGTAACACCTTCACCACCCGTAGCACCGCCAAGAGCGGCGTGATCCACGCCGACGTGTGCTCGGCCTGCCACCCGTTCTACACGGGCAAGCAGAAGATCCTCGACACCGGCGGCCGGGTGGCCCGCTTCGAGAAGCGCTTCGGCAAGAAGCCCACGACGGGTCAGTAG
- a CDS encoding response regulator transcription factor: MRVVIAEDSVLLREGLARLLADGGIETVGVAGDGPGLVAVVAQHDPDLAIVDVRMPPTHTDEGLRAALEARSRRPGLPILVLSQYVEEQYATELIGGGAAAVGYLLKERIADVAEFLDAVRRVADGGTVIDPEVIGQLLSRQRKGDPLESLTAREGEVLALMAEGRSNTAVAGRMLVTEGAVEKHISSIFTKLGLEPASDDHRRVLAVLAYLGR, encoded by the coding sequence ATGCGGGTGGTGATCGCCGAAGACTCGGTGCTGTTGCGCGAGGGACTGGCCAGGCTGCTGGCCGACGGCGGGATCGAGACCGTCGGGGTGGCGGGGGACGGCCCGGGGCTGGTGGCCGTGGTGGCCCAGCATGATCCGGACCTGGCGATCGTGGATGTGCGGATGCCGCCGACCCATACCGACGAGGGGCTGCGCGCGGCCCTGGAGGCCAGGTCGCGGCGGCCGGGACTGCCGATCCTGGTGCTGTCGCAGTATGTGGAGGAGCAGTACGCCACCGAGTTGATCGGCGGCGGCGCCGCGGCGGTCGGCTACCTGCTCAAGGAGCGGATAGCCGACGTGGCCGAATTCCTCGACGCGGTACGCCGGGTGGCGGACGGAGGGACGGTCATCGACCCCGAGGTGATCGGGCAGCTGCTGAGCCGCCAGCGCAAGGGGGATCCGCTGGAATCCCTGACCGCCAGGGAGGGAGAGGTCCTGGCCCTGATGGCCGAGGGCCGCTCGAACACGGCCGTCGCCGGGCGCATGCTCGTCACCGAGGGCGCGGTGGAGAAGCACATTTCCAGCATCTTCACCAAGCTCGGTCTTGAGCCCGCCTCCGACGACCACCGCCGGGTCCTGGCCGTGCTCGCCTACCTGGGCAGGTAG